The following coding sequences are from one Streptomyces sp. NBC_00536 window:
- a CDS encoding GMC family oxidoreductase, with amino-acid sequence MGQSPYDYVVVGAGTAGCVIASRLSERPGVRVLLLEAGARDATEAMASPWGFLGFDPSSLWLGASTVQAGTGRAADVLRGKALGGSSSINGLYHLRGHRSGYDEWPGLGAPGWGFDDLLPYFRRSESTRSRDASVRGTDGPVAVAPVPEPHPLATAGVDAAVEAGFARADDIGSGLETGFGWSDMNLPGGARQSAADAYIRPFLDRPNLDVVTDATVQRLRITAGRCTGVEYTVGGEHLFLDSAEVVLTAGAIGSAHLLMLSGIGPAQHLEEHGIDVVADLPGVGSHLQDHPMAGVVYEADQPVPFVPANPPAEMMGLLFSDPAAARPDLQVYIVAAPLPSAWGRPPANGYSIAFSAMAPHSSGTVRLADAHPASAPVVDPGYLSDDRDLEVMRKGLAVARRIGEADAFADWRKQEAVPGSGTSGESADEFIRKATGPYFHFTGTCRMGTDADAVVDPANLRVHGIAGLRVADASVMPSIPSANTNATVYAIAERAAELID; translated from the coding sequence ATGGGCCAGAGTCCTTATGACTATGTCGTGGTGGGAGCGGGGACGGCGGGGTGCGTGATTGCCTCCCGGCTTTCGGAACGCCCGGGCGTGCGGGTGTTGTTGCTGGAGGCGGGAGCCCGGGACGCGACCGAGGCGATGGCATCTCCTTGGGGGTTCCTGGGGTTCGACCCGTCATCCCTCTGGCTGGGCGCCTCGACCGTGCAGGCCGGTACAGGCAGGGCCGCTGACGTGCTGCGCGGTAAGGCGCTCGGCGGATCGTCGAGCATCAACGGCCTCTACCACCTGCGGGGGCACCGGTCCGGTTACGACGAATGGCCCGGACTCGGTGCTCCGGGCTGGGGTTTCGACGATCTGCTGCCTTATTTCCGCCGCAGCGAGAGCACTCGCAGTCGTGATGCCTCCGTGCGGGGCACGGACGGGCCGGTCGCGGTCGCCCCGGTCCCGGAACCCCATCCCCTGGCCACTGCGGGCGTCGACGCCGCAGTGGAGGCTGGGTTCGCACGCGCCGATGACATCGGCAGCGGGCTGGAGACCGGGTTCGGGTGGAGTGACATGAATCTGCCCGGCGGCGCCCGCCAGAGCGCGGCCGACGCCTACATCCGTCCGTTCCTCGACCGGCCGAACCTGGACGTCGTCACGGACGCGACCGTCCAGCGGCTGCGCATCACCGCCGGCCGCTGCACCGGCGTCGAGTACACCGTGGGTGGCGAGCACCTGTTCCTCGACAGCGCCGAGGTCGTATTGACCGCGGGAGCCATCGGTTCCGCGCACCTCCTGATGCTGTCGGGGATCGGCCCGGCCCAACACCTTGAGGAACACGGTATCGACGTCGTCGCCGACCTGCCGGGAGTGGGATCCCATCTGCAGGACCATCCGATGGCGGGCGTGGTGTACGAGGCCGACCAGCCCGTACCGTTCGTTCCTGCCAACCCGCCGGCCGAAATGATGGGCCTGCTGTTCAGCGATCCCGCCGCGGCCCGGCCGGACCTTCAGGTCTACATCGTCGCCGCACCGCTCCCGTCGGCTTGGGGCCGGCCGCCGGCCAACGGCTACTCCATAGCGTTCTCCGCGATGGCTCCGCACAGCAGCGGCACCGTGCGCCTGGCGGACGCCCATCCCGCCAGTGCTCCCGTCGTCGACCCGGGCTACCTGAGCGACGACCGTGACCTGGAGGTCATGCGCAAGGGCCTGGCAGTGGCACGCCGCATCGGCGAGGCCGACGCGTTCGCCGACTGGCGCAAGCAGGAAGCGGTGCCTGGCTCCGGGACGAGCGGCGAATCCGCAGACGAGTTCATCCGCAAGGCCACCGGCCCCTACTTCCACTTCACCGGCACCTGCCGCATGGGAACCGACGCCGATGCCGTCGTCGACCCTGCGAACCTTCGCGTGCACGGAATAGCCGGACTGCGGGTCGCCGATGCCTCGGTGATGCCGTCCATCCCCTCGGCCAACACCAACGCGACCGTTTACGCCATCGCCGAACGGGCCGCCGAACTGATCGACTGA
- a CDS encoding inositol monophosphatase family protein has protein sequence MPETLQTTDVVTSDADLLDRTATAVRAAGAALRERFGDVVRYETRDELMRALAVNDDTALDILRPRLTSLRPEAGWVEDELDGGALPPGEWWVVDPAEGNVNHLHALPEWAVTATLVRENQPVLTVVHLPLTGETYTALTGAGAYLDGRPLHVSPTADLALSIVATSQARPDEDERVVRRVGSSITAMLFDALVVRTAVPATLHLTNVAAGRIDAFWQFAGARADLLPGALLVTEAGGQISDAEGRPWTPQSESFLAAAPGVHAEAVATLSR, from the coding sequence ATGCCCGAAACGCTTCAGACCACTGACGTCGTCACCTCCGACGCCGACCTGCTCGACCGCACCGCGACCGCCGTGCGCGCCGCCGGTGCGGCGCTGCGCGAGCGTTTCGGCGATGTGGTCCGTTACGAGACCCGTGACGAGCTGATGCGTGCGCTCGCCGTCAACGACGACACGGCCCTGGACATCCTGCGCCCCCGCCTCACGAGCCTGCGCCCGGAGGCCGGCTGGGTGGAGGACGAGCTGGACGGCGGGGCGCTGCCGCCCGGCGAGTGGTGGGTCGTGGACCCGGCCGAAGGCAACGTCAACCACCTGCACGCGCTGCCGGAGTGGGCGGTGACCGCGACCCTCGTGCGTGAGAACCAGCCGGTGCTCACCGTGGTCCACCTGCCGCTGACCGGCGAGACCTACACCGCGCTCACCGGCGCCGGCGCCTACCTCGACGGCCGGCCGCTCCACGTCTCCCCGACCGCGGACCTGGCCTTGAGCATCGTGGCCACCAGCCAGGCCCGGCCGGACGAGGACGAGAGGGTCGTACGGCGCGTCGGCTCCTCGATCACCGCGATGCTCTTCGACGCGCTCGTCGTCCGCACCGCCGTGCCCGCGACCCTGCACCTCACGAACGTGGCCGCCGGCCGCATCGACGCCTTCTGGCAGTTCGCCGGCGCCCGAGCGGACCTGCTGCCCGGCGCGCTGCTCGTCACCGAGGCCGGCGGACAGATCTCCGACGCCGAGGGCCGCCCCTGGACCCCGCAGAGCGAGAGCTTCCTGGCCGCCGCGCCCGGCGTCCACGCCGAAGCCGTCGCCACGCTCTCCCGCTGA
- a CDS encoding helix-turn-helix domain-containing protein, which translates to MDSTAPDSAPRGLDVFRRGWQTQVGDDVFQLPAFSPDTIGDFRVKGKVAKVHGAAIADLHAASATRTADVPGGDQDLVAMYVVRSGAWTLGGPSGYGDQTVSAGQFLVRHLGRLTAFETTAHLTAKFLVLPPGELKPLLGNRVVTGPADSAEVRLLTALADMIHMTVADLGPAGVAAAQGTLIELTKAVVKGRFDDVEPRLAPALTQAAKDLADRRLADPELSPAMLARELNVSVRTLHRAFAAVGEQVSTYIRHRRLHEARLALVSPSGRLSISELAAHWQFADGSHFTRAFKKHYGQTPTEYARSTGPASLSPNRHPPGHGSADSA; encoded by the coding sequence GTGGACTCGACCGCCCCGGATTCCGCACCGCGGGGACTCGACGTTTTCCGGCGCGGGTGGCAGACGCAGGTCGGCGACGATGTCTTCCAACTGCCGGCCTTCAGCCCGGACACGATCGGTGACTTCCGGGTCAAGGGCAAGGTTGCCAAGGTGCATGGCGCGGCGATCGCCGATCTCCACGCCGCGTCGGCAACCCGGACCGCGGACGTCCCGGGCGGCGATCAGGATCTGGTTGCCATGTATGTCGTGCGGAGCGGCGCATGGACTCTGGGCGGCCCGTCCGGCTACGGCGACCAGACCGTGTCGGCCGGGCAGTTCCTCGTCCGGCACCTCGGGCGCCTGACGGCCTTCGAGACGACGGCGCACCTCACGGCGAAGTTCCTCGTCCTGCCCCCCGGCGAGCTCAAACCCCTGCTCGGGAACCGGGTCGTCACCGGGCCGGCGGACTCGGCCGAGGTGCGCTTGCTGACGGCCCTTGCAGACATGATCCACATGACCGTGGCCGACCTCGGCCCGGCCGGTGTGGCAGCTGCCCAAGGTACCCTGATCGAGCTGACCAAGGCGGTGGTGAAGGGCCGGTTCGACGACGTAGAGCCCCGGTTGGCTCCCGCGCTCACCCAGGCAGCCAAGGACCTCGCGGACCGTCGGCTCGCCGATCCCGAACTTTCTCCGGCGATGCTTGCGCGTGAACTCAACGTCTCCGTCCGCACGCTGCACCGGGCATTCGCCGCGGTGGGAGAGCAGGTGAGCACCTACATCCGCCACCGGCGACTGCATGAGGCCCGGCTCGCCCTCGTCTCGCCGTCAGGGCGCCTGAGCATTTCGGAACTCGCCGCACACTGGCAGTTCGCGGACGGCAGTCACTTCACCCGCGCCTTCAAGAAGCACTACGGTCAGACTCCCACCGAGTACGCCCGCTCGACCGGACCGGCCTCGCTCTCGCCGAACCGGCACCCGCCGGGCCACGGGTCGGCCGATAGCGCGTGA
- a CDS encoding NHLP bacteriocin export ABC transporter permease/ATPase subunit, producing MTYPHHATAAPAHPDRAAARSAARDVDAVVAALGGLGAPVDCTGLRSLSLEGPLVLWLVVHGELDLFAVDAAQAGHWHFLGRLEAGTLLLGPAEGPEHTLVARPLQGCLLRRIELRELPGPEYGAPYQQGWADQAAYGAPAPRLSPLDDAFARGIGRGLRVLYQAPLDGRATTGQGGGADDDILWMQITPGSVQYGAAYETEAVGTVLVDTAMWQGMVEQQYRLLYALDRWIEQLERAHEDRTAAGIEAGQAARTQADRALLASIGRSGGRSRRGAGADADATFAVCRLVAHEARITLCEPGSEPGSAPGGASSASDTPSGTPSERMDPVERIALASRIRTRTVRLGGPWWRENSGPLVGRREQDGTPVALLWRRGGYEAVDPATGTRERIGKADEAAFAPRAVMFYRPLPDGRVGLAALLRFSVRGTLPELRGLILGGLVALVLGALVPIATGQVLGRYVPDAENGLIVQTALALIATGVVSAAFMLLQNMSILRMEGRIEATLQPAVWDRLLRLPTKFFAGRSTGELASAAMGISAIRRVLSGIGSVSVQASAVGTTNLVLLLVYSVPLAMAAVAMLAVIAAVFLGLGLWQLRYQRRLIKLGNRLNNQTFQTLRGLPKLRVAAAESFAYAAWAREFARTRELHQRIGRIQNVITVLGAVHLPLCTLVMFVLLAGPARGAMSAGEFLTFSTALTMLLSSVTQLTGALISAATVLPMFEQVKPLLWELPEVAPSSTRPGELTGAIEAEDLSYRYSDDGPLVLDDISFHVRQGEFVAIVGASGCGKSTLLRLLIGFDKPVSGSVLYDGQDLAALDQAAVRRQCGVVLQNAQPFTGSLLDCIRGAGTFSLEEAWEAAAMAGLAEDIKAMPMGMHTMLSDGGTTVSGGQRQRLMIAQALIRKPRILFFDEATSALDNEAQRVVIQSTRALRTTRIVIAHRLSTVMDADRVLVMSDGRIVQQGPPTALLADTTGLFHDLVRRQLS from the coding sequence GTGACGTACCCGCACCACGCCACGGCCGCCCCCGCACACCCGGACCGGGCCGCGGCCCGGTCCGCGGCCAGGGACGTCGACGCGGTCGTCGCGGCCCTCGGCGGACTCGGTGCGCCGGTCGACTGCACGGGCCTGCGCAGCCTGTCGCTGGAGGGCCCGCTCGTGCTGTGGCTCGTCGTGCACGGCGAGCTGGACCTCTTCGCCGTCGACGCGGCGCAGGCCGGCCACTGGCACTTCCTGGGCCGGCTGGAGGCCGGCACGCTCCTGCTGGGCCCGGCCGAGGGCCCTGAGCACACCCTGGTCGCCCGGCCCCTCCAGGGGTGCCTGCTGCGCCGCATCGAGCTGCGGGAGCTGCCCGGCCCGGAGTACGGCGCCCCGTACCAGCAGGGGTGGGCCGACCAGGCGGCGTACGGCGCCCCCGCGCCCCGGCTGAGCCCGCTCGACGACGCCTTCGCGCGGGGCATCGGCCGCGGCTTGCGCGTGCTCTACCAGGCACCGCTGGACGGCCGCGCCACCACCGGGCAGGGCGGCGGGGCCGACGACGACATCCTGTGGATGCAGATCACCCCGGGCTCCGTCCAATACGGAGCCGCGTACGAGACGGAGGCGGTGGGCACCGTCCTCGTCGACACGGCGATGTGGCAGGGCATGGTCGAGCAGCAGTACCGGCTGCTGTACGCCCTGGACCGCTGGATCGAGCAGCTCGAACGCGCCCACGAGGACCGTACGGCGGCCGGTATCGAGGCCGGTCAGGCCGCGCGTACCCAGGCGGACCGGGCGCTGCTGGCCTCCATCGGCCGCTCCGGCGGCCGCTCCCGACGGGGCGCGGGCGCCGACGCCGACGCGACCTTCGCCGTGTGCCGCCTGGTCGCCCACGAGGCCCGCATCACGCTGTGCGAACCGGGGTCCGAACCGGGGTCCGCACCGGGCGGGGCGAGTTCCGCTTCCGATACCCCTTCCGGTACCCCTTCCGAGCGGATGGACCCCGTCGAGCGCATCGCGCTCGCCTCGCGGATCCGCACCCGTACGGTCAGGCTCGGCGGGCCCTGGTGGCGGGAGAACAGCGGCCCCCTGGTGGGCCGGCGCGAGCAGGACGGGACGCCGGTCGCCCTGCTGTGGCGGCGCGGCGGCTACGAGGCGGTCGACCCCGCCACCGGCACCCGGGAACGCATCGGCAAGGCAGACGAAGCCGCGTTCGCACCGCGCGCGGTCATGTTCTACCGCCCGCTCCCCGACGGGCGGGTGGGCTTGGCGGCGCTGCTCCGTTTCAGCGTCCGCGGCACCCTCCCGGAGTTGCGCGGCCTCATCCTGGGCGGGCTGGTCGCGCTGGTCCTGGGCGCTCTGGTGCCCATCGCCACCGGCCAGGTGCTCGGCCGGTACGTACCCGATGCCGAGAACGGCCTCATCGTGCAGACGGCCCTGGCACTCATCGCGACCGGCGTCGTCTCGGCCGCCTTCATGCTGCTGCAGAACATGTCCATCCTGCGCATGGAAGGCCGCATCGAGGCCACCTTGCAGCCCGCGGTGTGGGACCGGCTGCTGCGGCTGCCGACGAAGTTCTTCGCCGGCCGCTCCACCGGCGAGCTGGCCAGTGCGGCCATGGGCATCAGCGCCATCCGCCGCGTGCTGTCCGGTATCGGCTCGGTATCCGTACAGGCGAGCGCGGTGGGCACGACGAACCTCGTGCTGCTGCTCGTCTACAGCGTCCCGCTGGCGATGGCCGCCGTCGCCATGCTGGCCGTCATCGCCGCGGTCTTCCTGGGTCTGGGGCTGTGGCAGCTGCGCTACCAGCGTCGGCTGATCAAGCTCGGCAACCGGCTCAACAACCAGACCTTCCAGACCCTGCGCGGGTTGCCCAAGCTGCGCGTCGCCGCGGCCGAGAGCTTCGCCTACGCCGCCTGGGCCCGGGAGTTCGCCCGTACCCGCGAGCTGCACCAGCGCATAGGCCGGATACAGAACGTCATCACGGTGCTGGGCGCGGTCCACCTGCCGCTGTGCACGCTGGTGATGTTCGTACTGCTGGCCGGACCGGCGCGCGGCGCCATGTCCGCCGGCGAGTTCCTCACCTTCAGCACCGCTCTGACGATGCTGCTGTCCTCGGTCACGCAGCTGACCGGCGCGCTCATCTCGGCCGCCACGGTGCTGCCGATGTTCGAGCAGGTCAAGCCGCTTCTGTGGGAGCTCCCCGAGGTGGCCCCCTCCAGCACCCGCCCGGGCGAGCTGACCGGCGCCATCGAGGCGGAGGACCTGTCGTACCGCTACAGCGACGACGGCCCGCTGGTCCTGGACGACATCAGCTTCCACGTCCGGCAGGGCGAGTTCGTCGCGATCGTCGGGGCCAGCGGCTGCGGCAAATCCACCCTCCTGCGCCTGCTGATCGGCTTCGACAAGCCGGTCTCGGGCAGCGTGCTGTACGACGGCCAGGACCTGGCGGCGCTCGACCAGGCGGCCGTGCGCCGCCAGTGCGGCGTCGTCCTGCAGAACGCCCAGCCCTTCACCGGGTCCCTCCTCGACTGCATCCGCGGCGCCGGGACCTTCTCGCTGGAGGAGGCGTGGGAAGCCGCCGCGATGGCGGGCCTGGCCGAGGACATCAAGGCCATGCCGATGGGCATGCACACCATGCTGTCCGACGGCGGCACCACGGTCTCGGGCGGCCAGCGCCAGCGGCTGATGATCGCCCAGGCCCTCATCCGCAAGCCGCGCATCCTGTTCTTCGACGAGGCCACCAGCGCGCTGGACAACGAAGCCCAGCGCGTGGTCATCCAGTCCACCCGCGCCCTGCGCACCACCCGCATCGTGATCGCCCACCGGCTGTCCACGGTCATGGATGCGGACCGCGTGCTCGTGATGTCGGACGGCCGCATCGTCCAGCAAGGCCCGCCCACCGCCCTGCTCGCCGACACGACCGGCCTCTTCCACGACCTGGTCCGCCGCCAGCTGAGCTGA
- a CDS encoding NADPH-dependent F420 reductase, whose amino-acid sequence MTTIAVLGNGRVGGNLAKALTLAGHEVTVADRAPGAAADAARAARIVINATPGAGSLERLAALREELHGKILVDVSNATVDGPDGLPAALIHPGSSLAEQLQAALPETHVVKTLNTMLFPVMTAPATLTQTPTAFLSGEEPEAKRTVLELLIDLGWRKEWITDLGGIQTARATEAAILFVPHVIRSIGFTPFAISIAR is encoded by the coding sequence ATGACCACGATCGCAGTTCTCGGAAACGGCCGCGTCGGCGGCAACCTGGCGAAAGCCCTCACCCTGGCAGGGCACGAGGTGACCGTCGCGGACCGCGCGCCGGGCGCCGCCGCCGATGCCGCCCGGGCGGCCCGGATCGTCATCAACGCCACCCCGGGCGCCGGCTCCCTGGAACGTCTCGCCGCCCTGCGCGAAGAGCTGCACGGCAAGATCCTCGTGGACGTCTCCAACGCCACCGTCGACGGACCGGACGGACTGCCCGCCGCCCTGATCCACCCCGGTTCAAGCCTCGCCGAGCAACTCCAGGCAGCGCTCCCCGAAACGCACGTCGTCAAGACGCTCAACACCATGCTCTTCCCGGTGATGACCGCCCCGGCCACGCTCACCCAGACGCCAACCGCCTTCCTCTCCGGCGAGGAACCGGAGGCCAAGCGGACCGTCCTTGAACTGCTCATCGACCTCGGCTGGCGCAAGGAATGGATCACCGACCTCGGCGGGATCCAGACCGCCCGCGCCACGGAGGCCGCGATACTGTTCGTCCCGCACGTCATCCGGTCCATCGGATTCACCCCCTTCGCGATCTCGATCGCCCGCTGA
- a CDS encoding maleylpyruvate isomerase N-terminal domain-containing protein, translating into MSQARQRGAVGGLGRPARSGLRSRDRRIRRHGHGSRPSTPQPTCPGGTLGDLTRHVGSEHRWFSELLRRRIQQQPTRFAVTD; encoded by the coding sequence GTGTCCCAAGCAAGGCAGCGGGGCGCTGTGGGCGGCCTGGGCCGCCCAGCACGGAGCGGCCTTCGCAGCCGAGACCGCCGCATTCGTCGCCACGGTCACGGGAGCCGACCCTCCACCCCGCAGCCGACCTGCCCCGGCGGGACTCTCGGGGACCTCACGCGGCACGTCGGCAGCGAGCACCGGTGGTTCAGTGAGCTGCTTCGCCGACGCATCCAGCAGCAGCCGACCAGGTTCGCAGTAACTGACTAG
- a CDS encoding permease, with protein MAMAVCGVVILVGAGWLDAAAVQAWRTVCLAVIVQALPFLLLGTALSGAINAFVPEGVFTRVLPKRPALAVPVAGLAGVVLPGCECASVPVANSLIGRGVTPAAAFAFLLSAPAINPVVLTATAIAFPGSPAMVLARLLASLATAAVMGWLWLWLGREEWLRPVARYAGHQTGRSRWSEFRLGFQHDFLHAGGFLVLGAMAAATFNVAVPRSVLDVVSGSPWLSVLFLAALAIVLAVCSEADAFVAASLTGFSPLARLAFMVVGPMVDLKLIALQAGTFGRPFAVRFSTATTVVAVLSSVLIGGVLL; from the coding sequence ATGGCGATGGCCGTTTGCGGTGTCGTGATCCTGGTCGGCGCCGGATGGCTGGACGCGGCGGCGGTGCAGGCCTGGCGGACCGTCTGTCTCGCCGTCATCGTGCAGGCTCTGCCGTTCCTGCTGCTCGGCACGGCGCTGTCCGGTGCCATCAACGCCTTCGTGCCCGAGGGCGTGTTCACCCGGGTGCTGCCCAAGCGGCCGGCGCTCGCCGTCCCCGTCGCCGGCCTGGCCGGAGTGGTCCTGCCCGGCTGCGAATGCGCGTCGGTCCCGGTCGCCAACAGCCTGATCGGCCGAGGAGTCACCCCGGCCGCGGCCTTCGCCTTCCTGCTGTCCGCCCCCGCCATCAACCCCGTCGTCCTGACCGCCACGGCCATCGCCTTCCCCGGCAGTCCCGCCATGGTCCTGGCCCGGCTCCTCGCCTCGCTCGCCACCGCCGCGGTGATGGGCTGGCTCTGGCTCTGGCTGGGCCGCGAGGAGTGGCTGCGTCCTGTCGCGCGGTACGCCGGTCATCAGACGGGGCGCAGCCGCTGGAGCGAGTTCCGGCTCGGTTTCCAGCACGACTTCCTGCACGCCGGGGGATTCCTGGTCCTCGGAGCGATGGCGGCGGCCACCTTCAACGTGGCGGTCCCGCGCTCGGTCCTCGACGTGGTCTCCGGCTCGCCCTGGCTGTCCGTGCTCTTCCTTGCGGCCCTCGCCATCGTCCTCGCGGTGTGCTCCGAAGCCGACGCCTTCGTGGCGGCCTCACTCACCGGCTTCTCGCCCCTGGCGCGGCTGGCGTTCATGGTGGTCGGCCCGATGGTCGACCTGAAACTCATCGCCCTGCAGGCGGGCACCTTCGGCCGGCCCTTCGCGGTCCGCTTCTCCACCGCCACGACCGTCGTGGCGGTGCTGTCCAGCGTCCTGATCGGAGGAGTGCTGCTGTGA
- a CDS encoding TIGR03943 family putative permease subunit, producing the protein MKRSAQAFLLLLIGSGLLHVSLFTDLCLRYVKPGMRPVLIVSGVLLLVLATADVWSHRGPNAWRRPTKTHEHAAADGDEPNDTVQPAHAHAHGHGHGHDHSSVPRVAWLLFLPALSLLVYAPPALGSYTASRESAKVVTKQPSFEALPATSPLPMTLTQFTRRVQQDSTQAIKGRTVQMSGLVTLGQGHDGWYLTRIIISCCAADAQSVKVHVQGAPSLPADTWVAVTGTWHPGGTLGTQSAPVELDPATVEEIDPPVNGYSDSLPLVPSR; encoded by the coding sequence GTGAAACGGTCGGCACAGGCGTTCCTGCTCCTCCTCATCGGCTCCGGCCTGCTGCACGTCTCGCTGTTCACCGACCTGTGCCTGAGGTACGTCAAGCCGGGCATGCGGCCCGTACTGATCGTCTCCGGTGTCCTGCTGCTGGTGCTGGCGACGGCGGACGTCTGGTCCCACCGCGGACCGAACGCGTGGCGCAGGCCCACGAAGACCCACGAGCACGCGGCCGCCGACGGCGACGAGCCCAACGACACGGTCCAGCCCGCGCACGCACACGCCCACGGCCACGGCCACGGCCACGACCATTCCAGCGTCCCCCGGGTGGCCTGGCTGCTGTTCCTGCCCGCCCTGAGCCTGCTCGTGTACGCCCCGCCTGCCCTCGGCTCGTACACCGCCTCCCGTGAGTCCGCCAAGGTCGTCACGAAGCAGCCGAGCTTCGAGGCGCTGCCCGCCACCTCACCGCTGCCGATGACCCTCACGCAGTTCACGCGACGCGTGCAGCAGGACAGCACCCAGGCCATCAAGGGACGGACGGTCCAGATGAGCGGCCTGGTCACCCTCGGTCAAGGGCACGACGGCTGGTACCTCACCCGGATCATCATCTCGTGCTGCGCCGCGGACGCACAGTCCGTAAAGGTCCACGTCCAGGGCGCACCCTCCCTACCCGCCGACACCTGGGTCGCGGTCACCGGCACCTGGCACCCCGGCGGCACGCTCGGCACCCAGTCCGCCCCGGTCGAACTCGACCCCGCCACGGTCGAGGAGATCGACCCGCCGGTCAACGGGTACAGCGACAGCCTGCCGCTCGTCCCCTCGCGTTGA